In one Oreochromis aureus strain Israel breed Guangdong linkage group 2, ZZ_aureus, whole genome shotgun sequence genomic region, the following are encoded:
- the zdhhc9 gene encoding palmitoyltransferase ZDHHC9 isoform X1 encodes MSAVMITRKVRKWEKLPGKNTFCCDGRVMMARQKGVFYLTLFLIAGTCALFFAFECPYLAVHLCPAIPVFAALLFLFVMAMLLRTSFSDPGVLPRALPEEATFIEMEIEAANGNVPAGQRPPPRIRNVQINNQIVKLKYCYTCKIFRPPRASHCSICDNCVDRFDHHCPWVGNCVGKRNYRYFYLFTLSLSLLTIYIFTFDIVHVVMRSMNGGFLNTLKETPGTVLEVLVCFFTLWSVVGLTGFHTYLISLNQTTNEDIKGSWSGKNRGQNPYSHKNIIKNCCEVLCGPTYPSVLDRRGLLQEDSTLVSSSNPVPQTTKTTAPLIPNEHTPDDAKPSIASSAEKSASPKEEHPAATKFPPLASPETDAETSIAKERAH; translated from the exons ATGTCGGCGGTGATGATAACACGAAAGGTGCGAAAATGGGAGAAGCTCCCGGGGAAAAACACTTTCTGCTGCGACGGACGGGTGATGATGGCCCGGCAGAAGGGCGTCTTCTACCTGACCCTCTTCCTCATCGCCGGGACCTGCGCCCTCTTCTTCGCTTTCGA ATGTCCGTACCTGGCTGTTCATCTTTGTCCCGCCATCCCAGTTTTTGCTGCCCTGCTGTTCCTTTTCGTTATGGCCATGCTGTTGAGGACCAGCTTCAGTGACCCCGGGGTGCTACCGAGGGCCCTTCCGGAAGAGGCTACATTCATTGAGATGGAAATTG AGGCTGCCAATGGGAACGTCCCAGCAGGGCAGCGACCCCCGCCCCGAATCCGCAACGTTCAGATCAATAATCAGATCGTCAAGCTCAAGTACTGCTACACGTGCAAGATCTTCCGACCACCTCGAGCGTCCCACTGCAGCATCTGCGACAACTGCGTTG aCCGTTTTGATCACCACTGTCCTTGGGTGGGCAACTGCGTGGGCAAGAGAAACTACAGATACTTCTACCTGTTCACCCTGTCACTCTCCCTGCTCACCATTTATATCTTCACCTTTGACATCGTCCACGTGGTCATGC GCTCAATGAATGGTGGCTTTTTGAACACTTTGAAGGAAACACCTGGAAC TGTGCTGGAGGTGCTGGTGTGTTTCTTCACCCTCTGGTCAGTGGTGGGACTGACTGGCTTCCATACCTACCTGATCTCTCTCAACCAGACCACCAATGAAGAT attAAAGGATCCTGGTCGGGAAAGAACAGAGGCCAGAACCCTTACAGTCACAAGAACATCATCAAAAACTGCTGTGAGGTGCTGTGCGGCCCGACATACCCGAG CGTCTTGGACAGAAGAGGACTACTGCAGGAGGACTCTACACTCGTTTCCTCCAGCAACCCAGTGCCACAAACTACG AAAACCACAGCTCCACTCATCCCCAACGAGCACACACCTGATGATGCCAAGCCGAGCATTGCTTCCTCAGCAGAGAAGAGCGCCTCCCCGAAAGAGGAGCACCCTGCAGCTACGAAATTCCCACCCCTGGCTTCACCCGAGACTGATGCAGAGACATCCATCGCCAAGGAAAGGGCCCATTAG
- the zdhhc9 gene encoding palmitoyltransferase ZDHHC9 isoform X2, translated as METKGREIRGCPYLAVHLCPAIPVFAALLFLFVMAMLLRTSFSDPGVLPRALPEEATFIEMEIEAANGNVPAGQRPPPRIRNVQINNQIVKLKYCYTCKIFRPPRASHCSICDNCVDRFDHHCPWVGNCVGKRNYRYFYLFTLSLSLLTIYIFTFDIVHVVMRSMNGGFLNTLKETPGTVLEVLVCFFTLWSVVGLTGFHTYLISLNQTTNEDIKGSWSGKNRGQNPYSHKNIIKNCCEVLCGPTYPSVLDRRGLLQEDSTLVSSSNPVPQTTKTTAPLIPNEHTPDDAKPSIASSAEKSASPKEEHPAATKFPPLASPETDAETSIAKERAH; from the exons ATGTCCGTACCTGGCTGTTCATCTTTGTCCCGCCATCCCAGTTTTTGCTGCCCTGCTGTTCCTTTTCGTTATGGCCATGCTGTTGAGGACCAGCTTCAGTGACCCCGGGGTGCTACCGAGGGCCCTTCCGGAAGAGGCTACATTCATTGAGATGGAAATTG AGGCTGCCAATGGGAACGTCCCAGCAGGGCAGCGACCCCCGCCCCGAATCCGCAACGTTCAGATCAATAATCAGATCGTCAAGCTCAAGTACTGCTACACGTGCAAGATCTTCCGACCACCTCGAGCGTCCCACTGCAGCATCTGCGACAACTGCGTTG aCCGTTTTGATCACCACTGTCCTTGGGTGGGCAACTGCGTGGGCAAGAGAAACTACAGATACTTCTACCTGTTCACCCTGTCACTCTCCCTGCTCACCATTTATATCTTCACCTTTGACATCGTCCACGTGGTCATGC GCTCAATGAATGGTGGCTTTTTGAACACTTTGAAGGAAACACCTGGAAC TGTGCTGGAGGTGCTGGTGTGTTTCTTCACCCTCTGGTCAGTGGTGGGACTGACTGGCTTCCATACCTACCTGATCTCTCTCAACCAGACCACCAATGAAGAT attAAAGGATCCTGGTCGGGAAAGAACAGAGGCCAGAACCCTTACAGTCACAAGAACATCATCAAAAACTGCTGTGAGGTGCTGTGCGGCCCGACATACCCGAG CGTCTTGGACAGAAGAGGACTACTGCAGGAGGACTCTACACTCGTTTCCTCCAGCAACCCAGTGCCACAAACTACG AAAACCACAGCTCCACTCATCCCCAACGAGCACACACCTGATGATGCCAAGCCGAGCATTGCTTCCTCAGCAGAGAAGAGCGCCTCCCCGAAAGAGGAGCACCCTGCAGCTACGAAATTCCCACCCCTGGCTTCACCCGAGACTGATGCAGAGACATCCATCGCCAAGGAAAGGGCCCATTAG